From Pseudodesulfovibrio alkaliphilus, one genomic window encodes:
- a CDS encoding PAS domain S-box protein — protein MTSRCRHLGLALALLTLALAMACRSATAQNDQPAPPPGTFYITTEERAWLDAHADLRLGMWVGSPPIVFRGRDGAIQGMAPAYVDIVTRKLGLKPRRIRASSLSALWELAKAREVDMMGALPADPVFADDLLLSEPYLLLPIVIATRTEYPMIAGLDDLAGEAVAVEDGHIPHRRIPGDHPAIRLVTVANAEEGLSALLSGRAAAFVAGEATITHLARERGIASIRIAAITEYSSRVSMGIRKDWPELLVLVNRALASISKEEREGIRDYWTVLRDSRWVERPQVWRMVGMVTAGAVFLLTLFFLWNRRLAREIERRKRAEAEHRRALEGSRRIIESADIIIVGLDYAGHVRLFNRAGEAITGYPREELLGRNWFDIVVPRERFPFVWDEFSRLVNEGVRSTADTFESPLLTKGGDTRQILWRNSVTGDGEDGLATISYGTDITHRLQAEEELRLTQFAVDNAAMGVLRIRPSGRIVYANLTAARMLGYTRGELKRKTVMDVTREIPREQWPELWDRLKQSQVVTLETKARTRGDATLPVEITAYHLLFKGTEVAIAFLFDITERKRLETLREDVERLVRHDLRSPTLAVQTLFTLFDRADNLTPDQRELLESVKQASRRMLNIIDMSRVLFKMEAGTYTLSPVAVDLVTVAAAVIEDLRPALRASNVSMAVNLNGDPAGHDNVFMVHAEEMLCYALLANLIKNAVEASPKGSTVTLDLRTSSQHIVTVHNAGVIPEDIRDSFFEKYATSGKIHGTGLGTYTAKLVTTALGGTIDFTTSEADGTTITVRLPVHRDTAPRTGPEPENGP, from the coding sequence ATGACGAGCCGTTGCCGCCACCTGGGACTCGCCTTGGCCCTGCTGACCCTGGCCCTTGCCATGGCCTGCCGGTCGGCCACGGCCCAAAACGACCAGCCTGCCCCGCCGCCGGGAACCTTCTATATCACGACCGAAGAAAGGGCATGGCTCGACGCCCATGCGGATCTGCGCCTTGGCATGTGGGTGGGGTCGCCGCCCATCGTCTTCCGGGGCCGCGACGGGGCCATCCAGGGCATGGCCCCCGCCTATGTGGACATCGTCACCCGCAAGCTGGGCCTCAAGCCGCGGCGGATACGCGCCTCAAGCCTCTCGGCCCTGTGGGAGCTGGCCAAGGCCCGCGAGGTGGACATGATGGGCGCACTGCCGGCCGATCCCGTGTTCGCCGACGACCTGCTCCTTTCCGAGCCCTACCTGCTCCTGCCCATCGTCATCGCCACCCGCACCGAGTACCCCATGATCGCCGGGCTCGACGACCTGGCCGGGGAGGCTGTGGCCGTGGAGGACGGCCACATTCCCCATCGGCGCATCCCCGGAGACCACCCGGCCATCCGGCTCGTGACCGTGGCCAACGCGGAGGAGGGACTAAGCGCCCTGCTCTCGGGCCGGGCCGCCGCCTTTGTGGCGGGCGAGGCGACCATCACCCACCTCGCCAGAGAGCGGGGCATCGCCAGCATCCGCATCGCAGCCATCACCGAGTATTCCTCGCGAGTCTCCATGGGGATACGCAAGGACTGGCCAGAACTGCTTGTTCTGGTCAACCGCGCCCTGGCCTCCATCTCCAAGGAAGAGCGCGAGGGCATCCGCGACTACTGGACCGTGCTGCGCGACAGCCGGTGGGTGGAGCGTCCCCAGGTCTGGCGCATGGTGGGAATGGTAACGGCAGGCGCGGTCTTTCTGCTGACGCTTTTCTTCCTCTGGAACCGCCGCCTGGCCCGCGAAATAGAGCGCCGCAAGCGGGCCGAGGCAGAACACCGCCGCGCCCTTGAGGGCTCCCGGCGGATCATAGAATCCGCAGACATCATCATCGTGGGACTCGACTACGCAGGGCATGTGCGCCTCTTCAACCGCGCCGGAGAGGCCATCACCGGCTACCCCCGCGAGGAACTCCTGGGCCGCAACTGGTTCGACATCGTGGTGCCCCGCGAGCGCTTCCCCTTTGTCTGGGACGAGTTCTCGCGGCTGGTCAATGAAGGGGTGCGCAGCACGGCCGACACTTTTGAGAGCCCCCTTTTGACCAAGGGGGGAGACACCAGGCAGATCCTCTGGCGCAATTCGGTCACTGGCGATGGCGAAGACGGGCTGGCCACCATCTCCTACGGCACGGACATCACCCACCGGCTCCAGGCCGAGGAAGAGCTGCGGCTGACCCAGTTCGCCGTGGACAACGCCGCCATGGGAGTGCTGCGCATCCGGCCCTCCGGGCGTATCGTGTACGCCAACCTGACCGCCGCCCGAATGCTCGGCTACACCCGAGGCGAACTCAAACGCAAAACCGTCATGGATGTGACCAGGGAGATACCCCGCGAGCAGTGGCCCGAGCTATGGGATCGGCTCAAGCAAAGCCAGGTGGTCACTCTTGAAACCAAGGCCCGCACCAGGGGGGACGCCACCCTGCCCGTGGAAATCACGGCCTATCACCTGCTTTTCAAGGGAACCGAGGTGGCCATTGCCTTTCTCTTCGACATCACCGAACGCAAACGGCTGGAGACCCTGCGCGAGGACGTGGAGCGGCTGGTACGCCACGATCTGCGCTCCCCCACCCTGGCCGTACAGACCCTGTTCACCCTCTTCGACAGGGCCGACAACCTCACCCCGGATCAGCGCGAACTGCTCGAAAGCGTCAAGCAGGCCAGCCGCCGGATGCTCAACATCATCGACATGTCGCGGGTCCTGTTCAAGATGGAGGCAGGCACCTACACCCTCTCCCCGGTGGCCGTGGACCTTGTGACGGTGGCCGCTGCGGTCATTGAAGACCTCAGGCCCGCGCTACGCGCCTCAAACGTGTCCATGGCCGTCAACCTCAACGGCGACCCCGCAGGCCACGACAATGTCTTCATGGTCCACGCCGAGGAAATGCTCTGCTACGCCCTGCTCGCCAACCTGATCAAGAACGCGGTGGAGGCCTCCCCCAAAGGCAGCACCGTGACCCTCGACCTGCGCACCTCAAGCCAACACATCGTCACCGTGCACAACGCAGGCGTCATTCCCGAGGATATCCGCGACTCCTTCTTTGAAAAATACGCCACATCAGGCAAGATCCACGGCACGGGCCTTGGCACCTACACCGCCAAACTCGTCACCACCGCCCTGGGCGGAACCATCGACTTCACCACCTCCGAAGCGGACGGCACAACCATCACCGTACGCTTGCCCGTACACCGCGACACAGCCCCCCGGACCGGACCCGAGCCGGAAAACGGTCCATAA
- a CDS encoding S8 family serine peptidase produces MPDQNEQTSLHFFGSPTQAPRELLSQLSPQPAPGTMPPPAPVDSEDPDGPDGEGFDGTGRLGEGVFGGGNPGEGDGNDGDFDSWEDFSGGFGEDGLGGAAPLLWPDGPLTDGGLFGSTIPGSEPFGGAFFGGPFGGPPGTPSDGSPGLPDPGALLDIAYTPPIPFGSLGPPPGAGQGVATDERRPIEENSAQGPDLSPFDPLVFKQWYIKNLSGGVDLNVVKAWEDYTGKGVRVAVCDDGVDYNHPDLAPNYLVDLGWHQTNNNSDAFPDEGQNHGTAVAGFIAAARNGYGIQGVAYDAKIAGFVEGEGDNVLAPLLARQTGFDISQNSWTLSPFANETAVTDAVKTLADEGRDGLGTVVVFAGSNERAQEIMSTYYNTNNSPYAFSVGAVDSTGKYAWFSCAGPNLLVTAPGQDVLTTDRTPPAGDDPNAYFHAGSGTSYSSPMVSGVVALMLEANPGLGYRDVQTILAATAVRTPGMVSAEGKPWDWQINGATNWNGGGMHASHDYGFGLVDATAAVRLAESWDQAAGTYGNLDPLPVQAITNQPISDGSGEDAISSINIGSNYIVQQAVVTVNITHPRFNDLEIILTSPKGTESVLLYHPSIEGIAQEWGVETAVFLEASEGTFGSGNTWSFMTVTPFGENGFGTWKLEVRDTALDDTGTLHDWTLTLYGDEPSVDDYYIFTDEYASLAAADPSRATLEDTDGGRDTIYASAVTGNSYIDLTPDSVSTIAGASLTITAGTFIENVHAGDGNDTLIGNDANNVLFGWRGNDVISGGAGNDLISGGLGADTLTGGGGRDTFYYGSPDEGGDLITDFNFFDDLFHFAYAEFGQSSTGSLDPLYFFTSAALVDVDSACFYYESSILWYDADGASGEAAVQIAQVMGDAVQADSIIFV; encoded by the coding sequence ATGCCCGATCAGAATGAACAGACCTCCCTGCACTTTTTCGGTTCTCCGACCCAGGCTCCCCGAGAACTGCTCTCGCAGCTTTCGCCGCAGCCCGCGCCGGGCACCATGCCGCCTCCAGCCCCTGTGGACTCCGAAGACCCGGACGGACCGGACGGAGAGGGCTTCGACGGCACCGGGCGCTTGGGCGAAGGAGTGTTTGGCGGCGGCAATCCTGGCGAAGGGGACGGCAACGACGGCGACTTTGATTCCTGGGAGGATTTTTCCGGAGGTTTCGGCGAGGACGGCCTTGGCGGTGCGGCCCCGCTACTGTGGCCTGACGGCCCTCTGACGGACGGGGGGCTCTTCGGCAGCACCATACCCGGCAGCGAACCGTTTGGCGGGGCGTTCTTCGGCGGCCCCTTTGGCGGTCCTCCCGGCACCCCTTCGGACGGCTCGCCCGGGCTTCCCGATCCCGGAGCTCTGCTCGACATCGCCTATACGCCGCCCATACCCTTCGGCTCGCTGGGGCCACCTCCGGGCGCAGGGCAGGGAGTCGCGACCGACGAAAGACGCCCGATTGAGGAAAACTCGGCGCAAGGGCCGGACCTGAGCCCCTTTGACCCCCTGGTCTTCAAACAGTGGTATATCAAGAACCTCTCGGGCGGGGTGGACCTCAATGTGGTCAAGGCATGGGAGGACTATACCGGCAAGGGCGTCCGCGTGGCCGTGTGCGACGACGGCGTGGACTACAACCACCCGGACCTGGCGCCCAACTACCTCGTCGACCTGGGCTGGCACCAGACCAACAACAACTCCGACGCCTTCCCGGACGAAGGACAGAACCACGGCACTGCTGTGGCCGGGTTCATTGCCGCGGCCAGGAACGGCTACGGCATCCAGGGCGTGGCCTACGACGCCAAGATAGCCGGGTTCGTGGAGGGAGAAGGTGACAATGTGCTGGCCCCCCTGCTGGCTCGGCAGACGGGTTTCGACATCTCGCAAAACAGCTGGACCCTTTCTCCCTTTGCCAACGAGACGGCAGTGACGGATGCCGTGAAAACCCTGGCCGACGAGGGACGCGACGGGCTGGGCACGGTGGTGGTCTTCGCCGGTTCCAACGAGCGCGCCCAGGAGATCATGTCCACCTACTACAACACCAACAACTCCCCCTACGCCTTTTCAGTGGGCGCGGTGGACAGCACCGGCAAGTACGCATGGTTCAGCTGCGCCGGGCCCAACCTGCTGGTCACCGCCCCGGGCCAGGACGTGCTGACCACGGACAGGACGCCCCCGGCCGGGGATGACCCGAACGCCTATTTCCACGCGGGCAGCGGCACGTCCTATTCATCGCCCATGGTCAGCGGCGTGGTGGCCCTGATGCTGGAAGCCAATCCGGGCCTTGGCTACCGCGACGTGCAGACCATCCTGGCGGCCACGGCCGTGCGCACTCCGGGGATGGTCTCGGCCGAGGGAAAGCCCTGGGACTGGCAGATCAACGGCGCCACGAACTGGAACGGCGGCGGCATGCACGCCAGCCACGACTACGGCTTCGGGCTGGTGGACGCCACAGCGGCCGTGCGTCTGGCCGAGTCCTGGGACCAGGCGGCCGGAACTTACGGCAACCTGGATCCGCTACCCGTCCAAGCGATTACCAACCAGCCCATCTCCGACGGATCAGGCGAAGACGCGATCTCCTCCATCAACATAGGCTCGAACTACATCGTGCAGCAGGCCGTGGTCACCGTGAACATTACCCACCCCCGGTTCAACGACCTGGAAATCATCCTGACCTCGCCAAAGGGCACTGAAAGTGTGCTCCTGTACCACCCGAGCATCGAGGGCATCGCCCAGGAGTGGGGAGTCGAAACAGCTGTCTTCCTAGAAGCGAGCGAGGGTACCTTTGGTTCAGGCAACACTTGGTCCTTCATGACAGTGACCCCGTTCGGCGAGAACGGATTTGGAACCTGGAAACTGGAGGTCAGGGACACGGCCTTGGACGACACCGGCACCTTGCACGACTGGACCCTGACCCTGTACGGAGACGAGCCCTCGGTGGACGACTACTACATCTTCACCGACGAATACGCCTCCCTGGCGGCTGCCGACCCGTCCCGGGCCACCCTTGAGGACACCGACGGGGGCAGGGACACCATCTACGCCTCGGCCGTGACCGGCAACAGCTACATCGACCTCACCCCCGACTCGGTCAGCACCATCGCGGGCGCGTCCCTGACCATTACCGCTGGCACGTTCATCGAAAACGTCCACGCTGGCGACGGCAACGACACCCTCATCGGCAACGACGCCAACAACGTCCTCTTCGGCTGGCGCGGCAACGATGTCATCTCCGGCGGCGCAGGCAACGACCTGATCAGCGGCGGCCTGGGCGCGGACACCCTGACCGGCGGCGGCGGCCGCGACACCTTCTATTACGGCTCGCCCGACGAAGGCGGCGACCTGATCACGGACTTCAACTTTTTCGATGATCTCTTTCACTTTGCCTATGCCGAATTCGGGCAATCAAGTACCGGCTCTCTGGACCCGCTGTATTTCTTCACCTCCGCCGCCCTGGTCGATGTGGACAGCGCCTGCTTCTACTACGAGTCCTCCATCCTCTGGTACGACGCGGACGGAGCAAGCGGCGAGGCCGCCGTGCAGATCGCCCAGGTCATGGGCGACGCGGTCCAGGCGGACAGCATCATCTTCGTGTAG
- a CDS encoding cytochrome c biogenesis CcdA family protein, with amino-acid sequence MDQFYLLINEWIGSGLALAALGCFLWGVVSVLFSPCHLASIPLIVGYVGGQDEPVQGRRAVGYALLFSIGLFITIALVGIICAMLGRMLGDVPSWWTILVGLVLLWVALDMLGVARCSLSGSLMGRLRLRGLSGALVLGLAYGVLSGSCTFGFIAPILAIILVQERIASGMLLIALFGIGHCLPILLAGSSTAWVKRVLASSAFGSAGQRFRRLAGATIGLLGVYFIALPFFD; translated from the coding sequence ATGGACCAATTCTACCTGCTCATTAACGAGTGGATCGGGAGCGGGCTGGCCCTGGCCGCCCTGGGCTGCTTCCTGTGGGGCGTGGTCAGCGTGCTCTTCTCGCCGTGCCATCTGGCCTCCATCCCGCTCATCGTTGGCTATGTGGGCGGCCAGGACGAGCCGGTGCAGGGGCGTCGCGCCGTGGGCTACGCCCTGCTTTTTTCCATCGGGCTGTTCATCACCATCGCCCTGGTGGGCATCATCTGCGCCATGCTCGGCAGGATGCTCGGCGACGTGCCGTCGTGGTGGACGATCCTGGTGGGGCTGGTGCTGCTGTGGGTGGCCCTGGACATGCTCGGCGTGGCCCGCTGTTCCCTGTCCGGCAGTCTGATGGGGCGGCTGCGGCTGCGGGGGCTGTCCGGGGCTCTGGTGCTGGGGCTGGCTTACGGGGTGCTTTCCGGGTCATGCACCTTCGGGTTCATCGCCCCGATCCTGGCCATCATCCTGGTTCAGGAGCGCATCGCCTCGGGCATGCTGCTCATCGCCCTGTTCGGCATCGGCCACTGCCTGCCCATCCTGCTGGCAGGAAGCTCCACAGCCTGGGTCAAGCGGGTACTCGCAAGCAGCGCCTTTGGTAGCGCAGGCCAGCGGTTTCGCCGTCTGGCCGGGGCGACCATCGGCCTTTTGGGCGTGTATTTCATCGCCCTGCCGTTCTTCGACTGA
- a CDS encoding thioredoxin family protein, whose translation MKKPFLLAGLLVLTVVASVVAYVLVPSPKDITSGEPARTMTTAQAEAAEDPALSAEVAELLSGRPQTTPVPGLATMVDIGAHSCIPCKMMAPILKDVAAEVEGRAAIVFIDVWHYNDEAKKYGIRVIPTQIFYDAQGKERYRHEGFMSKADIMVKLVELGMPGE comes from the coding sequence ATGAAAAAACCCTTCCTGCTGGCCGGACTGCTCGTCCTGACCGTGGTCGCAAGTGTGGTCGCGTATGTCCTTGTCCCCTCTCCCAAGGACATCACCTCCGGCGAGCCGGCGAGGACAATGACCACGGCGCAGGCCGAGGCCGCCGAAGACCCGGCGCTGTCGGCCGAAGTGGCCGAGTTGCTCTCCGGTCGGCCTCAGACCACCCCGGTGCCGGGGCTGGCAACCATGGTGGATATCGGCGCACACTCCTGCATCCCCTGCAAGATGATGGCGCCCATCCTCAAGGATGTGGCTGCCGAGGTTGAGGGGAGGGCCGCCATCGTCTTCATCGACGTGTGGCATTACAACGACGAGGCGAAGAAGTACGGCATCCGCGTCATTCCCACCCAGATTTTCTACGATGCGCAGGGCAAGGAACGCTACCGCCACGAGGGGTTCATGAGCAAGGCGGACATCATGGTCAAGCTCGTGGAGCTGGGCATGCCCGGGGAGTAG
- a CDS encoding thioredoxin family protein, with protein MKKIVVLGPGCPKCEKLMNDVETAAKELGIEYELTKIGDINEMMQYGVMTTPALVVDGEVKVVGRVPSVEELKKMIA; from the coding sequence ATGAAGAAGATTGTTGTTCTTGGCCCCGGCTGCCCCAAGTGTGAGAAGCTCATGAACGATGTGGAAACCGCTGCAAAGGAACTGGGCATCGAGTACGAGTTGACCAAGATTGGCGACATCAACGAGATGATGCAATACGGCGTGATGACCACGCCCGCCCTGGTGGTGGACGGCGAGGTCAAGGTGGTCGGCAGGGTGCCGTCCGTGGAAGAACTCAAGAAGATGATAGCCTGA
- a CDS encoding permease: MTWKSEWKPLLAVLGVFLAFYYLPLGGERFDNAVFEALHLARDYAREHVLLCLVPAFFIAGAIGVFISQAAVMKYLGPKANKGVAYGVASCSGTILAVCSCTILPLFAGIWRMGAGLGPASAFLYAGPAVNVLAVILTARILGPELGLARAIGAIVFSIVIGLLMHFIFRKEEQQKAAQMAAVPEAEVARPLWQNGVYFATMVGVLVFANWGKPAEASGLWHAIHSAKWVITSLFSLGFAACLVAWFNVRLWQMGLAALPAVALGLLIPQLPQLSFVAGILGLSVLTSTRGGELGEWFGQSWGFAKQILPLLLFGVLIAGLLLGRPGEEGLIPSAWVAQAVGGNSLLSNFVASFAGAFMYFATLTEVPILQGLIGNGMGQGPALALLLAGPALSLPNMLVIRSVMGTLKTVVFVLLVVVMATISGMIYGTFFG, translated from the coding sequence ATGACCTGGAAAAGCGAATGGAAACCGCTGCTCGCCGTGCTCGGCGTGTTTCTTGCCTTCTATTATCTTCCCCTTGGCGGGGAGCGATTCGACAACGCCGTGTTCGAGGCCCTGCATCTGGCCCGGGACTACGCCCGCGAGCATGTGCTGCTCTGCCTGGTGCCCGCCTTCTTCATCGCCGGAGCCATCGGCGTGTTCATCAGCCAGGCCGCGGTCATGAAGTACCTTGGCCCCAAGGCCAACAAGGGTGTGGCCTACGGCGTGGCCTCCTGCTCGGGCACCATTTTGGCCGTGTGCTCCTGCACCATCCTGCCGCTCTTTGCGGGCATCTGGCGCATGGGCGCGGGCCTTGGCCCGGCTTCGGCCTTTCTCTACGCGGGTCCGGCCGTCAACGTGCTGGCCGTGATCCTCACTGCCCGTATCCTGGGCCCGGAACTCGGTCTGGCCAGGGCCATCGGGGCCATCGTCTTCAGCATCGTCATCGGGCTGCTGATGCACTTCATCTTCCGCAAGGAGGAGCAGCAAAAGGCCGCACAGATGGCGGCCGTGCCCGAGGCCGAGGTGGCCCGTCCCCTGTGGCAGAACGGTGTCTACTTCGCCACCATGGTCGGCGTGCTCGTCTTTGCCAACTGGGGCAAGCCCGCCGAGGCATCCGGCCTGTGGCACGCCATCCACTCGGCCAAGTGGGTCATCACCTCTCTCTTTTCCCTGGGCTTTGCCGCCTGTCTGGTGGCCTGGTTCAACGTCCGGCTGTGGCAGATGGGTCTGGCCGCGCTGCCCGCTGTGGCCCTGGGCCTGCTCATTCCGCAGTTGCCGCAGCTCTCCTTTGTGGCCGGAATCCTCGGCCTTTCGGTGCTTACCTCCACACGCGGGGGCGAGCTTGGCGAGTGGTTCGGCCAGAGCTGGGGGTTTGCCAAGCAGATCCTGCCGCTGCTCCTCTTTGGCGTGCTCATCGCGGGGTTGCTGCTGGGCAGGCCCGGCGAGGAGGGGCTGATTCCGTCCGCCTGGGTGGCCCAGGCCGTGGGCGGCAATTCGCTCCTGTCCAATTTCGTGGCCTCTTTCGCCGGGGCCTTCATGTATTTCGCCACCCTGACCGAGGTGCCCATCCTCCAGGGGCTCATAGGCAACGGCATGGGCCAGGGCCCGGCCCTGGCGCTGCTCCTGGCCGGCCCGGCCCTGAGCCTGCCCAACATGCTGGTCATCCGAAGCGTCATGGGCACGCTAAAAACCGTGGTGTTTGTTCTGCTGGTAGTGGTTATGGCCACCATAAGCGGCATGATTTATGGAACCTTTTTCGGATAA
- a CDS encoding ArsR/SmtB family transcription factor, translating to MKALGHPSRLRIVEELSRGERCVCDLTQLIGHDISTVSKHLSVLRKAGIVVDDKRGLQVFYRLKVPCVLNFFNCVDAVLDAK from the coding sequence ATGAAGGCTCTGGGCCATCCGTCGCGGCTGCGGATCGTGGAGGAGCTGTCGCGAGGCGAGCGGTGCGTCTGCGATCTCACCCAACTCATCGGGCACGACATCTCCACGGTTTCCAAGCATTTGAGCGTGCTGCGCAAGGCGGGCATCGTTGTGGACGACAAGCGCGGGCTCCAGGTTTTCTATCGCCTCAAGGTGCCGTGTGTGCTCAACTTTTTCAACTGCGTGGACGCTGTGCTCGACGCGAAGTGA
- the hisG gene encoding ATP phosphoribosyltransferase yields MSTQFLRLGIPKGSLQEATINLFGKAGWKIKLHNRNYFPDIDDERISCSLARAQEMSMYVENGTFDVGLTGMDWIRENKSDVVVVDDLIYSKVSNRKARWVLCVRGDSAYKRPEDLQGKKIATELVGFTREYFASLGVDVDVSFSWGTTEAKVVEGLCDAVVEITETGTTIRANGLRIIAELMQTNTQLIANKDAWADPKKRQLIEEINLLLQGALKASRMVGLKMNLPKDRLAELNGSLPSLNSPTVAELQDPSWLSVEVMVEEKIVRDLIPRLKAFGAEGIIEYPLNKVI; encoded by the coding sequence ATGTCCACCCAATTCCTTCGACTCGGCATTCCCAAGGGCTCTCTCCAGGAGGCGACCATCAACCTGTTCGGCAAGGCGGGATGGAAGATCAAGCTCCACAACCGCAACTACTTCCCGGACATCGACGACGAGCGCATCTCCTGCTCCCTGGCCCGTGCCCAGGAGATGTCCATGTATGTGGAAAACGGCACCTTCGATGTCGGCCTGACCGGCATGGACTGGATCAGGGAGAACAAGTCCGACGTGGTGGTGGTCGATGATCTCATCTACTCCAAGGTGAGCAATCGCAAGGCGCGCTGGGTGCTCTGCGTCCGGGGCGACTCGGCCTACAAGCGGCCCGAGGATCTCCAGGGCAAGAAGATCGCCACCGAGCTGGTGGGCTTCACCCGCGAATATTTTGCGTCCCTGGGCGTGGACGTGGATGTCTCGTTCTCCTGGGGCACCACCGAGGCCAAGGTGGTCGAGGGGCTGTGCGACGCGGTGGTCGAGATCACCGAGACCGGCACCACCATCCGGGCCAACGGCCTGCGCATCATCGCCGAGCTGATGCAGACCAACACCCAGCTCATCGCCAATAAGGATGCCTGGGCCGACCCCAAAAAGCGTCAGCTCATCGAGGAGATCAACCTGCTGCTCCAGGGCGCTCTTAAGGCGAGCCGCATGGTCGGCTTGAAGATGAACCTGCCCAAGGACAGGCTGGCCGAACTCAATGGCTCCCTGCCCAGCCTCAACTCGCCCACCGTGGCCGAGCTGCAGGACCCCTCCTGGCTCTCGGTGGAGGTCATGGTCGAGGAAAAGATCGTGCGCGATCTCATCCCCAGGCTCAAAGCCTTCGGGGCCGAGGGCATCATCGAGTACCCGCTGAACAAGGTCATCTAG
- the hisI gene encoding phosphoribosyl-AMP cyclohydrolase, translating to MIRPDFKKMDGLVPAIAQDAATGEVLMMAYMNEQAWDKTLETGEVHYWSRSRQELWHKGGTSGHTQAVKSIRIDCDDDTVVLLIEQKGGAACHKGYRSCFYRELKDGEVRECSPLVFDPKEVYK from the coding sequence ATGATCAGACCGGATTTCAAGAAAATGGACGGGCTTGTTCCGGCCATCGCCCAGGACGCCGCGACCGGCGAAGTCCTGATGATGGCCTACATGAACGAGCAGGCATGGGACAAGACGCTGGAGACCGGCGAGGTCCATTACTGGAGCCGCAGCCGTCAGGAGTTATGGCATAAGGGCGGTACCTCGGGCCATACCCAGGCGGTGAAGTCCATCCGCATCGACTGCGACGACGACACCGTGGTCCTTCTCATCGAGCAAAAAGGCGGCGCGGCCTGCCACAAGGGCTATCGCAGCTGCTTCTATCGCGAACTCAAGGACGGCGAGGTCCGGGAATGCTCCCCCCTCGTCTTTGACCCCAAAGAGGTATACAAATAA
- a CDS encoding DegT/DnrJ/EryC1/StrS family aminotransferase, whose amino-acid sequence MPVRSKENFLIFGSPRIEQDEIDEVVASMEVGWLGTGPKVARFEREFSAYVGAPHAAACNSCTAALHLALVALGLKPGDEVITTPLTFCASVNAIIHAGCTPVLADIDPSTQNIDPERIREKITSRTRAILPVHFAGRSCDMDAIMAIAAEHSLKVVEDCAHAIETTWKGRHAGTFGDFGCFSFYVTKNVCTGEGGMVVAAGEDAIRHVKVLGLHGMSADAWKRFSDEGYKHYQVVEAGFKYNMMDLQAAIGIHQLARVEDYFVRRCEIWNRYQAALADLPLTLPAPEEPDTRHARHLYTVLVDPAACGVERDDFLMRVTREGIGVGVHYLSIPEQPYYRQRFGWTLDDTPHAVRIGRQTVSLPLSAKLTDGDVADVIEAVKRSLGA is encoded by the coding sequence ATGCCCGTTCGTTCAAAAGAGAATTTCCTCATCTTCGGCTCCCCGCGCATCGAGCAGGACGAGATCGACGAGGTGGTGGCCTCCATGGAGGTCGGCTGGCTCGGCACCGGACCCAAGGTAGCCCGGTTCGAGCGCGAGTTTTCCGCCTATGTGGGCGCACCTCACGCCGCGGCCTGCAACTCGTGCACCGCGGCCCTGCACCTGGCCCTGGTGGCCCTGGGACTCAAGCCCGGCGACGAGGTCATCACCACGCCGCTGACTTTCTGCGCCTCGGTCAACGCCATCATCCACGCCGGATGCACCCCGGTGCTGGCCGACATTGATCCAAGCACCCAGAACATCGACCCCGAGCGAATCCGCGAGAAGATCACCAGCCGCACCCGGGCCATCCTGCCCGTCCATTTTGCGGGCCGCTCCTGCGACATGGACGCCATCATGGCCATTGCGGCCGAGCATTCGCTCAAGGTGGTGGAGGACTGCGCCCACGCCATCGAGACCACCTGGAAGGGCCGCCACGCAGGCACCTTCGGCGATTTCGGCTGCTTCAGCTTTTACGTCACCAAGAACGTCTGCACGGGCGAGGGCGGCATGGTCGTGGCTGCGGGCGAAGACGCCATCCGCCACGTCAAGGTGCTTGGCCTGCACGGCATGAGCGCAGACGCCTGGAAGCGCTTTTCCGACGAGGGGTACAAGCACTATCAGGTGGTGGAGGCCGGGTTCAAATACAACATGATGGATCTCCAGGCCGCCATCGGCATCCATCAACTTGCGCGAGTGGAAGACTACTTCGTGCGCCGCTGCGAGATATGGAACAGGTATCAGGCCGCTCTGGCCGACCTGCCCCTGACCCTGCCCGCGCCCGAGGAGCCGGACACCCGCCACGCCCGGCACCTCTATACCGTCCTGGTGGACCCGGCCGCCTGCGGGGTGGAGCGCGACGACTTCCTGATGCGCGTCACCCGCGAGGGCATCGGCGTGGGCGTCCACTACCTGAGCATTCCCGAGCAGCCCTACTACCGCCAGCGCTTCGGCTGGACCCTGGACGACACCCCCCACGCCGTGCGTATTGGCCGCCAGACCGTGAGCCTGCCGCTCTCCGCCAAGCTCACCGACGGCGACGTGGCCGACGTGATCGAGGCCGTCAAGCGCTCGCTTGGGGCCTGA